The Candidatus Poribacteria bacterium region TATCAACTGAAATGCAAAAACATGGAAAGATTCATTCGCATTTTTAGGGGCAGTTTGGTGTATAATTAATACAATATTTAACGCAAGTTGCCACCTATTTATAGACATAGCACTCCTACGGAGTGCGGTCCCTTAAATACACCGTTTCTATAGACATATCACCCCTAATGAAGTTTAAGAAATAAATTGGGTAATTGTTTAGAGTCTGTTATGCTGTTTGCTGAGGAGGAAATCTGCTATGGCCAAACGTCACAAACTTCAACTTACAGATGAACAAACCCAAACCCTTCATCACCTCCGCGATACCGCCGAACCGGCTTATTTACGCGAACGCGCCGGGGCGTTGCTGAAAATAGCGGCAGGGATGTCTCCGCATAAGGTCGCCCAAAGTGGTCTGTTGAAACAACGCAAACCTGACACCGTCTATGCGTGGCTTGGTGCCTATCGTCAGCAGGGCGTTCAGGGACTTCGACATAAACCCGGTAAAGGCAGAAAACCCGCTTTCGCCCCGTTATCCGAAGAAGACGCAGAGGAAGAAATCCAACACCTCGTGGGAAGGGATCCGGCAGGTATCCCTCCATACGAGACGCGTTGGACGCTGCGCACCCTCGGCAGATCAGTGTCCTGGCTCAGAGAAGTCTCCATACCAACGGTGCATCAGACGCTGCGGCGGCTCGGTATCAGCTATAAACGGGGTAGAGCCTATATGCGTAGCCCCGATGTTGAATATACTCAGAAACTCACCTGTGTTCAACAAGCTTTAGAAACCGCCAAGCAAAACCCAGAAACACATGTTGCGTTTTACCAAGATGAGTTTGCCTTTCGACGACAGCCAACACTGGCAAAAGATTGGACACAGACCGGCACGAAGCACCCACTGGCAAACCAAAGCCTACACGATGATGAGACCTGCTATGGCATGGGTGCCCTCAACGCACATACCGGTGATCTGGTTTATCAACAAACAGAAAGTGCGACTGTCGTGGCAACACATGCGCTTTACTCAGAAATCTGTCAACGTTATCCCAAGGCTGAACGGATATATGTGATTCAGGACAACCGCCCTGTTCACTTGCATCCGAACTTATTAGCAGCCTTGCTTCCGCAAACATCGTCGTTTCAGAAGCCATTGCCACCGAGTTGGATTGGCAAGTTTTCACAGAAAATAGGAGAACTTGACAAACTCCCCATAGAGGTGCTACAACTTCCGACGTATGCTTCTTGGACCAACCCAATAGAGAAGCTCTGGCGATGGGTGCGTCAGGCTGTTTTACATCTACATCGGCTTGCTGATGATTGGCAAGCCCTTCAACAGCGAGTCATCGCATTTATACAACAGTTTCAAGGCGGATCAAAACAACTCCTTCGATATGTCGGGTTATTACCCGTTTAATTTATTAATCTTCATACGGGGTGAGGAAAGAGACGAAAATCCTTTCTGAAATGTGCAAAACGTGTTAGTAGCAACTTGGGTAATATTTAGTAAAGGATAAGGAGTAAATTCTAATGGGTAATCCAGTTGTACATTTTGAAATTGGTGGGAAAGATGTCGGAAAGTTAATTGATTTTTACGGCACCGTATTTGAATGGAATATTATGCCCTTAGCAGATCAATTATATATTGCAGATCCGGCATCGGACAAAGGGATAGAGGGACATCTGTTTCAAACAACTGAAGAAACGGATTCTACAAATAACGTTATCATATATGTTGAGGTTGAGGATATCCAGGCATCTCTTGAAAAGGCAGAAAGTCTTGGCGGTGAGATCCTTGTATCACCTCAAGAAATTCCGGGAAATGCAAGTCATTTCGCTGTGTTTCGTGATCCGAGTGGCAACCGCGTCGGTTTGTTGCAAGGAAGGTCGTAATTGTTGTGTACCTTACTAAGGAGTAGATTTAATGGGAAATCCTATTGTTCATTTTGAAATATCGGGCAAAGATGGTGAAAGGTTAAGCGATTTTTATAGTTCCATATTTGGTTGGAATATTAACTATAACACCCACGGCATCTATAGCGTGGATCCAGAGTCCGAGAACGGGGTAGATGGACACATCTTTACGACAACCGACGATATGTGCTCAACGAACGGCGTCACGATTTATGTTGAGGTTGACGATCTTCATGCGTCACTTGAAAAGGCAGAAAGTCTTGGTGGACAGACGCTTGTACCGCCTCGGGCTATTCCGAGTGGTCTGGGTTCCTTCGCACTGTTCCTCGACCCGAGTGGCAACTGCATCGGTTTATACGCGCCAAAACAAAGTACCGATCATGAACCACACGGCGTTCACCCGAATCAGAGTACCTCCTAAAGTTATTCCGGGAGGTAATGGTGCTTTTGCTATGTTCCTTGACCCAAGCGGAAACTGTATTGGTTTGTATAAACCTGAGGCGTGGTCGCTCATGATACTGCGTTTATTCAGGTATGAAATCGTTGGATTAACGCAGAAATTAACGAAAAATAGGGTGGTGGATTGAACTTCACCGCCCTATTGCTTTAATTATAAAGACTGGTTTACGTCAATAACGGTTTCAACCAACGTCTTGCCGTTTCGATGTCCATTCCCGTACGCTCCGCATAATCCGCAACCTGATCCTCCCCGATTCTGGCAATACTGAAATACCGCGCCTCTGGATGCGAATAGTACCAACCACTCACGGATGCCGCCGGAGCCATCGCCAGACTCTCGGTGAGAGAGATACCTGTGTTTTCCGTAGCCTTCAACAAATCAAACAACACTCGTTTTTGGTTATGGTCAGGACAGGCAGGGTAGCCGGGTGCTGGACGAATCCCTCGGTATTTTTCCGCTATCAATGCCTCATTATCCAAGGTCTCATCAACGGCATAACGCCAAAGTGTTGTGCGGACGTACTGATGCATCCGCTCCGCGAAAGCCTCCGCTAATCGGTCTGCTAACGCCTTTGCCATAATGCTGTTGTAATCGTCCTGCTTCTGTTCAAACTCAGCACAGAGTTCGGAAACACCGATACCTGTCGTCACAGCGAACGCC contains the following coding sequences:
- a CDS encoding IS630 family transposase; translation: MAKRHKLQLTDEQTQTLHHLRDTAEPAYLRERAGALLKIAAGMSPHKVAQSGLLKQRKPDTVYAWLGAYRQQGVQGLRHKPGKGRKPAFAPLSEEDAEEEIQHLVGRDPAGIPPYETRWTLRTLGRSVSWLREVSIPTVHQTLRRLGISYKRGRAYMRSPDVEYTQKLTCVQQALETAKQNPETHVAFYQDEFAFRRQPTLAKDWTQTGTKHPLANQSLHDDETCYGMGALNAHTGDLVYQQTESATVVATHALYSEICQRYPKAERIYVIQDNRPVHLHPNLLAALLPQTSSFQKPLPPSWIGKFSQKIGELDKLPIEVLQLPTYASWTNPIEKLWRWVRQAVLHLHRLADDWQALQQRVIAFIQQFQGGSKQLLRYVGLLPV
- a CDS encoding VOC family protein, coding for MGNPVVHFEIGGKDVGKLIDFYGTVFEWNIMPLADQLYIADPASDKGIEGHLFQTTEETDSTNNVIIYVEVEDIQASLEKAESLGGEILVSPQEIPGNASHFAVFRDPSGNRVGLLQGRS
- a CDS encoding VOC family protein produces the protein MGNPIVHFEISGKDGERLSDFYSSIFGWNINYNTHGIYSVDPESENGVDGHIFTTTDDMCSTNGVTIYVEVDDLHASLEKAESLGGQTLVPPRAIPSGLGSFALFLDPSGNCIGLYAPKQSTDHEPHGVHPNQSTS